TTGTCTTTCCTTCAGATGCTGCTTTATTCTCTAAGTCAGATCATCAGGTAAGCGCATCTATCCCAAATCCCAATAAAGCTCTTTAGCTTTTGTAAAGACGCGAtaattattgattgaatttCTCATGTATTTCAGACGCTTAAGACTCAGTTGGAATCCTTGAAAGAGGTAAAAGGCAATAAACgtttttatgattttgaaaGGATTCAatgtatatttgattttctctttttaatgtGTCTACTTGAATATCTCATGTTTCAGACAGTTAAGGTTCAGATGGAGTCCTTTAAAGAGGTAAAAGCAAGAAATGCCTTATGATGATTAGTTTTGAAAAGACATCAAATAGTTATGATGTTTCTGTAATGTCTTGTCATGTTTCAGCCTTCTAATGCTCAAATGGCTAAGTATCGAGAAATCGAACAAAAATTGGAGGCTAAGTATAGAGAGATGGAAAAGAAGTTGGACCATCTTGTGAAGGTAAAATCAAGTAACTAGTGCATCtaacatttgtttgtttgattttgaaaggaCAATAGATTTGGTTTGATCCACAATGTCTTCTTATGTTTCAGTTGTCTACAACTCAAATCTTCGAGTTGAAAGTAACTAAAGAGAAGTGTTGCAGTGATTTGTGGAAAGCAAGGACACAATCAGAAGAAACCATCTGACTAAATTATTAGGCCTTTGATGAGTTTTTTAGAGTTGTTATGAATGATCAATGAATTGAGTGATTTCCTATTCCCCAAGATGAGTATAAAGGGATTTGATACATAAATGGGACAATGGTATTACATGCATGTTTCTTCATCAAGTAACATCTATCATATTGTACTCAAATACAAATCATTGAGAAGTCCGACATTTTGTATATATGCTAccacaatatattttttttaatgcgcAAGAGAtcctaaattattttgtttatgagAAATTTAATGAGTGAGTGGGTGTcagataaacaaaataatttagaggatttaattaatggttactatatatgtatcatTGCGTAAAACcgtaaaagttttttaaaagacaattatccaaaaaaaaaaacttgaagcaAAACATTACTTTTGTTTCAGAATCTCTAAAAGGTTGTCAAATTTCTAGAACGAAACCAAATTTGCGTCCAACCCTTGAACTTGgaggtttattgttttgttgtgtaCGGACTAGCCGATCAATGAGCTTTAACAAGCTTCTGCGGAGGCATCGAGGTGTCACCATGCCTTCAACAGTTCAGTTCATGGCAAATAGAATAAGCTGAAGCATAAAAAGGTATACCTAAGCATGAATCTGGTAAAAAGTTTGTAAGTTGACCTGGAGATCAGCAAGAGGAGATCATAATATGAAGTTATTAACCATTAAATCGTTAAAATAGGGGAATTTTGCATATACACCAACTTTTCTACAAAGTAATATAACTTACATCCACTTCCAgttattgttatactttttatatGTCTATTGACTACACTACCTTCTAACTTAAACTTTATTAACAACAATACATTTAAACTACTATCTTACGATTTTTATATCTTTCTCTATTATCTCCATCTCtctaatattttctctctctttcgctCACTATCAAAACACCAATAGCTAGATTCACACTTTCCTCTCTCTAAAATgtaacttcttctccttccatgGCTTCTCTGATTGTCTCTATCTATTTCTCTCCAAACTCAACCCTTTCTTCTCGATCCTATTGTCTCTCTTTTATCTCACACactttcatttttctattttcttatcatcctctctttatctctcatcttcaaactataattagATTGATGTTTGATTTGAACAATAAGTGAATGATGCTTTTCAGATGTAGAAAGGTTTAATTTGGGATTTTAGGTTGTTGATTCAGTTATGATTTGTgaaattattcttttaaaaggGGAATACTTTCCTCAGGTTAGACTATCAAACTTTGCTCAATTGCTTCTCATAACTATCCGACACTTGGGTCTAGTCTTCTCCAAGAGTTTCcttttgtgttttgtcatgTATAAAATCAATGCAAACAGATTGTGATGTCATTCAATTCAGtaaatcaaaaattaacaaGGGATTTgttaaaacaatgaaaattctTGGGAAAATTGAAATATCATCTATATTACTAGCAAGAATGACCTGCTCATGGCcataaaatcataataaaaattttagagCAAAAAGCAGTACCATAATCATTCTAACTAATTCTTACGGCTTCTCAGGTGTTCATTTTCAGAAGAATGGCAAGGTTCTTCAATGTGGAAAGCACAACAAAACCACCTACGCatcttttccaaaattttcttgCACAAACACATATTTGGTGTCCACGCAGTAATGACCATATGGATAGATTCTTGTGGCATCAACATATTTGGTATCCACGCAGTAATGACCACACCATGAACACACCAACATATTTGGTATCCACGCAGTAATGACCATATGTCAGATTCTTGTGGCATCAACACAATGTCTTGAACACtagaacacaaacacaaacacaaacacaagttaatGTGTCCACAAAACTCTATCCATTAAACTACGAGAAGAATCTAAAGAATGTTTCTATGCGAGAAGAAGTTGAACACACCAACATAATAACAATCGAACTGGTTTCACAACACGAAGACTATCATTTTTTTGTATCCATAAAAGTTTGTCCAAGATAAACTATCCATTTAGATGTCTTTTAGCCAAAACGTTTTTGTCTTATGTTTCCAACTAGAATCGGAAATGTTAGAAGTGTCACAAGCCTACAGcgaaattaacaaaacaaaaataacaaaatcaaactagTGGTGACCTCTGATTTTATTCATCATGATTCACAAAATCATTCACATTATGgtatatttccaaaaattacaAATGAATTTTGTAAAGGTAgataattttgtaattgaaCAAAGAAAGTGTAATGGAATCGACACAACCTCCTAGTAAGAAAGTGTATCGAACAAGGAAAGTGGAACTAATTCGATCGTAGAGATGACCGCATCTGGTGGAGGCCTTTCAACAGTAGATGATGATTGTTGTTGACTCCCCATCAGAGTTTGATGATACGATTTGAGATTAGTAAAATGACGACGGAgaataaaaaagtaaacataattGAGATGACAGTGGGGAAGAATTAGGAATCTTGTGGTTCAATAATAGATGATATGGGCTTCTTGCGGTGGGTGAATGACGGTGGTGGAGAATTAGGGAACTCGTAGTCAATAACGGTGGGGAAAAATTAACACTTAAATGTCGTACAAGTCCATAGATCTAAAAAAAAAGGCAATGAACTCGTAGCCACCCCATAAAAAGCAAATGAGTCGTATTGCTTATtgacacaaacacacaaactcCCACAACCGTAGGATTATAATTATCTACCTTAAATCCAACGGTCAAGCAACAATACAATTTCATATGTTTAGTGCATACATGGCAAGAGTATATATAATTGTCTGAAAATGAGTTTCTGCGTACAAAAATCTTCAGAAAAGTGAACCTTACACCCAAAGTAGGTCTATTTGCAAACTTAAACTCCCAATAAACTCCCAAAGTAGGTGTAAGTGCTATTCGATCTCCCTTAAAATATTCATGAAGCTGGATCGTTGAAAACTCTGTTTGAAAATTGATAAAACCAATCTCCGTAGGCTTTAACTATACTACACAACATAATGAAACAGCGGACTTGTAGTCATCAGTGATTGATTAATACTAAACGTAAACGATGATATAGAATTTTATGTTAACACTTAACACTCATTAAAACTCGACCAATATGAAAGTAGGTTTTAATGATTTatactttaaaagaaaatatttatcttcttttaaaTGGGGTTTGTAGTCAactcttttttcaattttgacgGCATAGTTCAATACGATGTACTACACAATGCGGGTCCACTAAATCACATGCTTCACAAGAATCACAACTGTGTCTACCTATTATCACAAATTGTTCTTATCTATccttcaatttatttttcttctaaataacGTGTTTTCTTATAATCAAACaaactacaagtctacaaccaACGGATTAAGTCTGCAACAGCTTAGAATGTATCTAGCATCGTTTCATCATTAATTCATTATATCATCTCCATACATTCATAACCATGATGATTTCACACGATCTCATCATCTAACACCATATTCGTATATCTTCATCAcatcacttatatataatatatcaatccatcatcatcaccacatTACCATAATTATCAAGTTAACAACATaaccatttttttaaatgacaatgAATGCTATACTAATATATATCTGAAGAAATAAATGTAGTATCAGAGATAATATTAATCCAAATATCTAATTTCTTATAACTAGTACCAGAGATAATATTAATCCAAATATCTAATTTCTTATCACTAATAAAGTACCTGGGTTTTGTACGTATAAATGTTTTTAGCAACAgtatgtataaattatattgccAATAATCAGaatcattttgtatttttaatatgaattttataGTTTCAAACTAATATTCTTTTATGCTTTCAATTATGACACccaaaaaatagagttaaaataACATATGTATGTGAAAAAGAGGAATATATAATCacatatttctaaaatatattttttggtgaGGAACTGTTGGGTCAGAACTCAGTTGTACTCCACCTTAGTTGTTGCCGTCTCTGCAAACCTAGGTTCGAATCTTGTGTTGTGTCTCTCTCTTTAAGGAGAAGTAGATGGCCACTGGACCAATAAAGAAACTATTTTGAAATATactcaaatttatatattcataCAACAAAGTAAAAGTAGATATTTCATTTCATATTCCAAATTTATATgttatacaacaaataaacaaaacgtGGTTGGTATAACTTTATCAACACAATAATATCTTCAATATTTAGCTTAAACAAATTATTTCGTTATTTTCAAAGtgtattttctcatttttatatatatatttgtataaattagatggacaaaagaaaagacacaaacatatttggattttcttgaCTGTCGATATCATAGGATATTTTGGACCATTCCAGTTGTATTTTGCTGTTATCTCTTCTTCCGTTTGGGCATTACAGACACAAAATAACAATTGTTAACCAAACCCCAAGACACCTATTTATTATCATTCAGCACcgacattaaaacaaaattatagaatcacaaatacat
The sequence above is drawn from the Camelina sativa cultivar DH55 chromosome 4, Cs, whole genome shotgun sequence genome and encodes:
- the LOC104783654 gene encoding uncharacterized protein LOC104783654 produces the protein MGIWNCMGKTSLFIFGLGFYTHAALFSKSDHQTLKTQLESLKETVKVQMESFKEPSNAQMAKYREIEQKLEAKYREMEKKLDHLVKLSTTQIFELKVTKEKCCSDLWKARTQSEETI